The Echinicola rosea genome has a segment encoding these proteins:
- a CDS encoding D-alanyl-D-alanine carboxypeptidase/D-alanyl-D-alanine-endopeptidase, giving the protein MKHSNSFIFLCCLCLPITLWAQTSPSAVQTLERQLGDHSFFSKHLTGFMLYDLDEQRPVFEKNSDLYFAPASTTKLFTFYAALVSLGDSTKRLRYLPKGKDVIVWGTGDPSWKYKPVPDIDMKDFFSDYENIYFSDSNWEDTPYGYGWQWDDYYYSYAAERSPLPIYGNLATVTNQQRSPTVTPPLFANALAITTKAIKDVERDFRSNRFYYNPNTYVIRGRDSKVPFVTSTETFALLASQELEKDVIPSKDPLPERHFILKGIPLDSLYLEMLHESDNFLAEHLLLMVADELFGKLNAEEAIDFVTKNYLSDIEDEPIWLDGSGLSRYNLFTPRSMVSIAEKIYQIVPDTTLFRLLPQGGKTGTLKNAYHAPTPYIFAKTGTISNNHSLVGYIKTKKGKLYAFAFMNNNYPYKARQVIKEMEKVLLYVRDNF; this is encoded by the coding sequence ATGAAACATTCTAATTCCTTCATTTTTCTTTGCTGTTTATGCTTGCCCATCACCCTCTGGGCACAAACCAGTCCTTCTGCTGTCCAGACCTTAGAAAGACAGTTGGGTGATCACTCCTTTTTTTCGAAGCACCTTACAGGCTTCATGCTTTATGACCTAGATGAGCAGCGTCCAGTATTTGAAAAAAACAGCGATTTGTATTTTGCGCCAGCATCCACCACCAAACTCTTTACGTTCTATGCCGCCTTGGTCTCCTTGGGTGATAGTACTAAACGCCTGCGCTACCTTCCTAAAGGCAAGGATGTGATCGTGTGGGGTACTGGAGACCCTTCTTGGAAGTACAAACCTGTGCCGGACATCGATATGAAGGATTTTTTTTCCGACTATGAAAATATTTATTTTTCCGACAGCAATTGGGAAGACACTCCTTACGGCTATGGCTGGCAGTGGGATGATTATTATTATTCGTATGCAGCAGAACGGTCACCATTACCCATTTATGGCAACCTTGCCACGGTCACCAACCAACAGCGGTCTCCCACTGTGACACCACCGCTCTTTGCCAATGCTCTCGCCATCACCACCAAAGCCATCAAGGATGTGGAGCGGGATTTTCGTAGCAATCGATTCTACTATAATCCAAACACTTATGTAATCCGGGGAAGGGACAGCAAGGTCCCCTTTGTCACGTCCACAGAAACTTTTGCTTTATTGGCCAGTCAAGAGCTAGAGAAAGATGTCATACCCTCCAAAGACCCTTTACCTGAAAGGCATTTTATCCTAAAAGGCATTCCGCTGGACAGTCTTTATCTGGAAATGCTGCACGAAAGTGACAATTTCCTAGCCGAACACCTCTTGCTGATGGTAGCGGATGAACTTTTCGGAAAACTCAATGCTGAAGAAGCCATTGACTTTGTGACTAAAAATTACCTTTCCGACATTGAAGACGAGCCCATCTGGCTGGACGGGTCAGGATTGTCACGGTACAACTTATTCACACCGAGATCCATGGTTTCCATTGCTGAAAAGATTTACCAAATCGTGCCGGATACTACCTTATTCAGGCTATTGCCGCAAGGTGGAAAAACGGGCACACTTAAAAACGCCTACCATGCCCCTACCCCTTACATCTTTGCCAAGACAGGAACGATCAGCAATAACCACTCGCTGGTCGGCTATATCAAAACCAAAAAAGGCAAACTTTATGCCTTTGCTTTTATGAACAACAATTACCCCTACAAAGCCCGTCAAGTCATCAAGGAGATGGAAAAGGTGTTATTGTATGTCCGGGATAATTTTTAA
- a CDS encoding YggS family pyridoxal phosphate-dependent enzyme, with product MHIKENLSKLKKQFKKQDCLLIAVSKTKPVSDIQEAYDAGMRHFGENKVQELVDKQPQLPEDIRWHMIGHLQRNKVKYIAPFIHLIHGVDSFKLLKEINKQAQKADRIIACLLQVHIAKEESKFGFSEEEILEMIQLPEFAALENVRVIGLMGMATNTDKEAVVRAEFAGLKKLMDQLNTLDLLGGMALKELSMGMSGDYQIAQEEGSTMVRIGSAIFGERNYG from the coding sequence ATGCACATAAAAGAGAACCTATCCAAGTTAAAAAAGCAATTTAAAAAGCAAGATTGTTTGCTGATCGCGGTGAGCAAGACCAAACCTGTGTCCGATATTCAAGAGGCTTATGATGCTGGCATGAGACATTTCGGCGAAAACAAGGTCCAGGAACTTGTCGATAAACAACCCCAGCTGCCCGAGGATATCCGCTGGCACATGATCGGCCACCTGCAGCGCAACAAGGTCAAATATATCGCACCTTTTATCCACCTTATTCATGGCGTGGACTCATTTAAATTGCTCAAAGAAATCAATAAGCAAGCGCAAAAGGCAGACCGCATCATCGCTTGCCTATTGCAGGTTCACATTGCGAAGGAAGAGAGTAAATTTGGTTTTAGTGAAGAAGAAATACTTGAAATGATCCAGCTGCCGGAATTTGCAGCATTGGAAAATGTGCGGGTCATCGGTCTGATGGGCATGGCCACCAATACAGACAAGGAAGCAGTAGTAAGGGCGGAATTTGCCGGTCTCAAAAAACTGATGGATCAACTAAACACCTTGGACTTATTAGGCGGCATGGCGCTCAAAGAACTTTCTATGGGCATGAGCGGGGATTATCAAATTGCCCAAGAAGAAGGCAGCACCATGGTCCGGATCGGCAGTGCCATTTTTGGTGAAAGAAATTATGGGTAG
- a CDS encoding DUF423 domain-containing protein — protein MNYISTIKLAAILGALTVAIGAFGAHGLAATLEQFGRTATFETAVKYQFYHTLGIFLIGLLQAKLPHAKLLDTAVYAFLAGIIIFSGSLYLLSTTGTNWLGAITPFGGVAFIAGWILVFLAAKPLAKG, from the coding sequence ATGAACTATATCAGTACGATTAAACTTGCCGCAATCCTAGGCGCTTTAACGGTGGCCATTGGGGCTTTTGGTGCACATGGGCTGGCGGCTACTTTGGAGCAGTTTGGCCGGACAGCCACCTTTGAGACTGCCGTAAAGTACCAATTTTACCATACACTTGGCATTTTCCTGATCGGGCTTTTACAAGCAAAACTCCCTCATGCCAAATTGCTGGATACTGCCGTATATGCCTTTTTAGCTGGGATCATTATTTTCTCTGGATCTTTGTACTTGTTGTCCACTACTGGCACCAACTGGTTAGGCGCCATCACCCCATTTGGTGGGGTAGCTTTCATTGCCGGATGGATCCTGGTTTTTCTGGCTGCCAAACCCTTGGCCAAGGGTTAA